The nucleotide sequence CGGAATCACGCCCGGATGGGTCAGGCGGGCCAGTGTGCGGACCTCGCGCAGAAAGCGCTGTTTGTCCGATTCGGGCACGTGGGCGTGCATCACCTTTACGGCCACATCACGGTCCAGCAGAAGGTCGTGGGCGCAAAAAACGCGGGCGCTGCCACCCTCGCCCAGGGCCGAGCGCAGGTCATAGCGCCCGGCCAGTTGCGTTCCCACCTCAAGCGGCATACCGGGGGAGTCTAGCGTCCAGGGCCGCGGCCCGGCCGTTCATCCGCGCCGAGCGGGCAAGACCGGTCCGCCCAGGAACTGGTGCGAATCCAGTTCCTGGGCGTCCGGGGTCTGGCCGGGTTCAGCGGCGCTCGACCCGGATCTCGGTGCGGTGGCCCTTGCGTTTGACGCTCAGCTCGGCACGGTCGCTGCTGCCGCGGCGGTATTCACTGCTGATCTCGTTTTTCTTGGACTTGAGTTCTACCTGCTGATAGCCCTCGGCCTTCAGGAAAGCCGCGTAACGCTCATGCAGTCCACGCAGGTCGGTCGAGCGGGTGTCCAGCGTGGTTTTCCACTCGCGTGACACACCCCAGGGGCCCTGAGTCGCGGCGGGGGCACCGGTCAGCGGCGCGGCGTTCCGCGGCGGCGCAGCGACCGGAGCCGGCGCCGCGCTTACATGGGGGGTCACCTGATAGTAGGCCGTGGCGCTGTGCCAGGTGTTCTGCGCGACCGGCGTCACCACGATGCTCAGCGCCTGCGCCAGCCCCTGCTGGCCCTTGACCTGCACGTCGGCAAAGCTGTTGTTCTGTGCCTTGAAAGTGGCGATCTGGTCGAGCTTGAGGGGAGTTTTGCTCGCCAGGGCCAGCACCTTGTTCACGCCATACGGCGCGGCGATGTCGAAGGTGAAGGGATCGCCGGCAGCGGGAAAGACCTTGACCGCATTGGCCTTCACGAAGTTGGCGCCGCCCTGATACCGGTTGGGCAGAATCAGGTCAACCTGACCGCTCGGATCCACATTGAACAGATAGACATACGCGTCCTGCGAGACGCTGGCATACAGCCGGATGCGGTCGCCGGGCGTGTAGGCCGGAATCTTCTGACCGCTGACGTCGCGGTCGGTCCATACCCGCACCTTGAGGTCTCCCGGCACCGGGTTCACGATGATGCTCTGCGCACTGATCTGGGGCGCGGCCAGGCCCATGCTGCCCAGGCCCAGCACACTGCTCAGGAAAAGAAAGACTTTCATGGGCCCACTGTGGCGCGGGGGAATGACCGCAGCCTGATCCGGGGGCGGCGCCCTCGTCCCGCCCTCGGGCCTTCAGTGCTCACCCACTGCGCCCCAGCGCGGCCCCTCCCGGTCCTTGGCGCCGTTCCCTTCCCTGTTCCTCACCGGGTCCGCTGCCCCCCCAGTGGGGTGCCCCGCTTGAGCCCAGGGGCCGCCGCCCGCTAGAGTAGGGGGGTGTTCCCGCCCAACCTGGCCCCCCGGCGCACCCTTACCCGTGTCCGGCTGATTCCATCTGCGCTGATCGCCCTGTTGATCGGGGCGGCCTCCCTGGGCGCGGCTGTCCGCCCGTCCGCGATTCCCGCCACGCCGCCCAAGGCGGCGGCGCTGCCCGCCTTTCCATATGTCCACGGTGCGCGCCCCATGCCCCGGGCCCTGCCGGGCGAACGTACCGTCTTCACGCTGGAGGGCCCCTCGGGCGAACAGGACCTGACCCTGCGGCAGCTGCAGGCCCTGCCGGCCGTACGGTACGCCACCACGCACCTGCAGCTGAAACGCACCCTGACGTATCAGGGCGTGCCGCTGCGGGATCTGGCGGCGCGCGGCGGCTTTGCCGGCAAGGACCTGCGGATCTCCGCGAGCAACGGCTTCTCGGCCGTGATCCGCGCCGCGGATTATCTGAAAGAGCCGATCATGCTTGCCTACCTGCAAGACGGTCAGCCCATCTCGATTCTGGACAAGGGTCCGCTGACCGTGGTGCTGCCGCCCGGGCCGACCCGCTTCACGTCTCCCACCTACGCCTCGGCCTGGGTGTGGTTTGCCGTGCGCGTGGCTCCCGTTCCATGAGCGCCGCGCCGTGAGGCCTCCGTCATGAGGCGCTGGGGTGCGGGGC is from Deinococcus aerophilus and encodes:
- a CDS encoding DUF4384 domain-containing protein is translated as MKVFLFLSSVLGLGSMGLAAPQISAQSIIVNPVPGDLKVRVWTDRDVSGQKIPAYTPGDRIRLYASVSQDAYVYLFNVDPSGQVDLILPNRYQGGANFVKANAVKVFPAAGDPFTFDIAAPYGVNKVLALASKTPLKLDQIATFKAQNNSFADVQVKGQQGLAQALSIVVTPVAQNTWHSATAYYQVTPHVSAAPAPVAAPPRNAAPLTGAPAATQGPWGVSREWKTTLDTRSTDLRGLHERYAAFLKAEGYQQVELKSKKNEISSEYRRGSSDRAELSVKRKGHRTEIRVERR